CACCGCCCGGGCGGCGCGCAGCTTGGCGATGCCGACGAAATAGTCCGCGTCGACGCAGAGGCCGAGGGCGATGCGCGCGAACGCCTCGTTCATCGGAAGGCCCGCACGGACCAGCGCCTTGGCGTAGGCCACCGCCGCGGCCGCCGCGAAGGCGACCTCGAGGGCCTCGCCGCCGCCGGCCTCGTGGACCACCCGGCCCGAGGCCAGGAACAGCCGAGCGTGCGGGTAGGGCTGGGCGAGGCGCACGCCGACGGTGGCGGCGCTGACCAGATGGCTCTGGACCGGGCCGGGGCTCTCGCCGGCCTCGGCGAAGGCGCTCAGCGGATCGAGGTTGAACGCCAGCTTCGCGCCCGGCGAGGACTTGGCGACCGCGTGCAGCCAGTCGGCGGCCTTGGGGCCCAGGAAGCCGGCGTCGAGGCCGACCGGCGCCAGCTCGACGACCACGTCCTTGAGCGCGCGGGCGAGCCCCTCGGCCGAGCCCACGGCGACGCCGGCCTGGCCGGTCGGGTCGATCCTCACCGTCACCGAGGCCGCGCCGCCCTCCAGGTCGGCCAGCAGCTCGGCGTTGGCGCGGGCGGGATCGGGATGGGCGGTGAGCGTGCGCACGTCCCACGGCCGCTCGGCGTCGAAGGGACGGGGCGGGAAGGCCGGACCCTGCGGGGCCTGGGCGTAGAGCGGCTGGATCGGCAGGCCCTCGGCGGTCTGCTTCAGCAGGCTCTCGAAGGGCTTCTCGCCCAGGGTCTTGGCGACCAGGGCGCGCCAGGCGTCCTCGCCCGCGGGCGTGATTCCAGGGTCCAGGAGGCGTGCGTCCGACATGGGGGCAGATGGGCCGCCGCGCACGATCGCGTCAAGTTCACCCAGCGGCATCGCGGGGGCCCGATTCGGCCTTAAGCTCGCCGGCCGAGACCGGGAGGACCGCGATGCCGACCATCGACTACTACCGCGCCCAGGACATGATGATGGACTGGGGTCCGCGCATCCTGATCGCCGTCGTCATCCTGTTCGCGGCGCACGCGCTTGCGAAGGCGGCGCAATGGGGCCTCGCGCGGATCATCGACCGCATCCCGGGCGTGAAGCAGCACAACGCGGGCGCCGATCCCAAGGATACCGCCGGCTACCAGCTGGGCCAGCTCGGCTACTGGCTGGTGCTGCTGATCGGCCTGATCGCGGCGCTCTCGATGCTGGGCCTGAACAGCATCGTGGCGCCCCTGAACGGCCTGCTGCTGGAGGTGACCGCCTTCATCCCGAACCTGATCGGGGCGGTGGTGATCTTCTTCGTCGGCTTCATCGTGGCGACCCTTGCCCGGCGCGTCGTCGAGGCGGGGCTGGCCGCGGCGCGGATGGACGCCTGGCTGGAGCGGGCGGGCCTGTCGCGGGTGACCGGCGCCTCGGGCCTGTCGAAGACTGTCGGCACGCTGGTGTTCGTGCTGATCATCATCCCCGTGACGATCGCGGCCCTGCAGCAGCTCGGCGTCAGCGCGATCTCGGACCCGGCCGTGGCGGTCCTGGCCACGGTGCTGGACGCCCTGCCGCGGATCCTGGCGGCGGCCATCGTGCTGGCCATCGCCTTCGTGATCGGCCGCTGGGTGGCGAGCCTGCTGGAGCAGCTGCTGCCCTCGCTGGGCTTCGACCGCAGCCTGCAGGGACTGGGCGTCGGCCAGGCCGAGCCGCCGCCGGGGACGGTCGAGGTCGAAGGCGCGGCGCCGCGGCTCACCCCGTCCAAGGTCGTGGCGCGCCTGGCGCTGGTGGCGATCATGCTGTTCTCGGCGGTGGAGGCCGCGCGCCTGCTGGCCTTCGCGGCGATCGCCGGCATGCTGGCCGAGATCCTTGACCTGGCCGGCCACGTCCTGTTCGGCGGGGTGATCATCGCCATCGGGGTGATGGTGGCGAACTTCCTGTCCGCGCTGATCGACCGGTCGACCAACGGCGCCGACGGCTTCGCGTCCGACATCGTGAAGTGGGCGACCATCGCCCTGGCCACGGCCATGGGCCTGCGCTTCATGGGCATCGCCGACGAGATCGTGATCCTGGCGTTCGGCCTGATCCTGGGCTCGGCGGCGGTGGCGGCGGCCCTGGCCTTCGGCATCGGCGGCCGCGAGGCGGCGGCCAGGCTGCTGGAGAAGTGGACGAAGGGTGGCCCCAAGTAGAAAACCTCCCCCGCGAGCGGGGGAGGTTTGCGGGGTCAGACCCGCTCGACGATGATCGCGGGGGCCATGCCGCCGGCGGCGCACATGGTGACGAGACCGCGCTGGAGGCCGCGGCGTTCCAGCTCGTCGATGACGGTGCCGATCAGGATCGAGCCAGTGGCGCCGATCGGGTGCCCGAGGGCCATGGCGCCGCCGTTCACATTGACCTTCTCGCGGTCGAGGTTCAGGTCGCGGATGAACTTCTCGGCGACGACCGAGAACGCCTCGTTGATCTCCCACAGGTCGATGTCGTCGGGGGTCAGGCCGGCCTTCTTCAGCACCTTCTTCGCCGCCGGGACCGGGGCGTTGAGCATCAGGGTCGGGGAATCGCCGACGTTGGCCATGGCGACCACGCGGGCGCGGGCCTTGAGGCCGTTCTTCTTGGCGTATTCGGGCGAGGCCAGGAGGACGGCCGCGGCGCCGTCCACCACGCCCGAGGAGTTCCCGGCGTGGTGGAAGTGGCGGATCTTCAGGTCCGGATAGACCTGGTTGATCAGGCCCGCGAGCGTCGTGCCCTTGTCGTCCAGCGGCACGTTGGCCATGGCCTCGAACGAGGGCTTCAGGCCCGCCAGGCCCTCGCGGGTGGTCTGCGGGCGGGGGAACTCCTCGCGGTCGAGGGCCACCGTGCCGTCGTCGCGATAGACCGGCACGAGCGAGCGGTCGAAGCGGCCCTCGCGGATGGCCACGTCGGCGCGCTGCTGGCTGACGTAGGCGAGCTCGTCCAGCGCCTCGCGGGTGATCCCTTCCATGGTCGCGATGGCGTCGGCGCAGACGCCCTGGTGCGACTGCGGGTGCCGGGCGCGAAGGCGGGTGTTGCCGGAATCGATCAGAGCCGGGCCGCCGTCGGGACCCTGCATCGAGGCGGTGGCGGCGGTGTAGGACATCATCTCGGTCCCGCCGGCGATGACGAGGTCCTCCATGCCCGACATGATCTGGGCCGCGGCCATGTTCACGGCGGTGATGCCCGAGCCGCAGAAGCGGTCGAGGGTGACGCCGCTGGCCCGGACGTCGTAGCCGGCGTCGAGGGCCGCCATCCGGCCGAGGTCGCCGCCCTGCTTGCCGCGCTGGGACGAGGTGCCCCACACGATGTCGTCGACTTCCTCGGTCTTCAGGCCGTTGCGCTCGGCCAGGGCCTTCAGGACCGTGGCGGCCAGGTGCTGCGGGTGGAAGTCGGCCAGCGCTCCCTTGCCGACCTTGCCGATGCCGCGCGGCGTGCGGCAGGCGTCGATGATCAGAGCTTCGGGCATGTCTCGTCCTCCCCGGGAATGCGATGGCGCCAATCAGCTTGCCGGACGTGGCGTCAGTCCAGAGGAAATGCGTTTCGCCCCTGCGGCATGATGTTGTACGTTGTAAATCCAACAACCGTTCGAGGACCTAGCGCCCATGGCCCTGCCGCCCGTTCTCCGTGACCGCCTCCGCCTGCCGGTGATCGCCAGCCCGCTGTTCATCATCTCGGGGCCGGAGCTGGTGATCGCCCAGTGCAAGGCCGGCGTGGTGGGCTCGTTCCCGGCGCTGAACGCCCGCCCGGCGAGCCTGCTGGACGAGTGGCTGCACCAGATCACCGAGGAGCTGGCCGCCTGGGACCGGGACCATCCCGACACGCCCTCGGCTCCGTTCGCGGTGAACCACATCGTCCACAAGACCAACGACCGCCTGGAGCACGACCTTGAGGCCTCGACCAAGTGGAAGGCGCCGATCGTCATCACCTCGCTGGGCGCGCGGGAGGACGTGAACGCGGCGGTCCATTCCTACGGCGGGGTGGTGCTGCACGACGTCATCAACAACCGCTTCGCCAAGAAGGCCGTGGAGAAGGGCGCCGACGGACTCATCGCGGTGGCGGCCGGGGCCGGCGGCCACGCGGGCCAGCTCTCGCCGTTCGCCCTGGTCCAGGAGATCCGCGAGTGGTTCGAGGGTCCCGTCGCGCTGTCGGGCTCGATCGCCAATGGGCGGGCCATCCTGGGCGCCCAGGCGATGGGCGCGGACCTGGCCTACATCGGCTCGGCGTTCATCGCGACGCAGGAGGCCAACGCCGACGCCGCCTACAAGGAGATGATCGTCGCCTCCAGCGCCGACGACATCGTCTATTCGAACCTCTTCACCGGCGTGCATGGCAACTATCTGGCGCCGTCGATCCGCGCGGCCGGCATGGACCCCGAGAACCTGCCCGAGAGCGATCCGTCGAAGATGAACTTCGGCTCGGGCGGCAACCAGAAGTCCAAGGCCTGGCGCGACATCTGGGGCTGCGGCCAGGGCATCGGAGCGGTGAAGGACATCCCGAGCGCCGCCGAGCGCATCGCCCAGCTCGCCGCCGAGTACGAGGCGGCCAAGGCCGAGCTGGCTGAGAAGACCTCGTTCACCGCAGGCCGCACGCTGCTGGCGGCGGAATAGCCGGCCGCTCGCCCGGGTTCAGGAAAACTGAGCCCGCTTGCAGTGTAATCCTATTTGATACATAGGAATTATTGGGCTTAGTTCGTTCCCATCGAACGAGGGGGACGCTTCATGGCCGCACCGATCCGCACCACCGCCCGGCGCCTGGCGCTGGCGGTCCTGCTCTCCAGCGCCGCGCCGGCGGTCCTGGCCCAGGCGATCCCGACCGCAGGCGCGCCGCCCACGGGGATCAGCCAGGAGCAACTCCTGGCGCTGATCGGGCGGCTGGACGCGGTGGAGCGCCGCAACGACGAGCTCGAGCAGCAGATCCTGGACCTGAAGGCCCAGGGCGCCGCCGCGGACCAGGCGATCCGCGACCAGGTGGACGCAACCACCGTCTCGCTGGCCAACGGCCGGCCGACGATCGCCAGTGGGGACGGGCGGTTCACCGCCTCGCTGCGGGGAATCGTCCAGCTCGACGCGACTCGCTACGACCAGCGCGGGCCCGGCCCCGCGGCCTCGGATTTCCGGCGCGGCTCGCTGGGCGACGCGACCGAGGCCGAGCGGGCCCGCGACCTGGCCGACGGCGCCAACTTCCGGCGGGTGCGCCTCGGGGCCGAGGGCAAGGCCTTCGGCGACTGGGCGTACAACCTGATGTTCGACTTCGGCGGCTCGGGCGCCGAGGAAGCCGGGAAGATCACCAACGCCTACGTCGAGTACGCGGGGCTGAGGCTGGTGCGCCTGCGTCTCGGCGCCTTCGCGCCGGTCACGGGCTTTGAGGACGCCACCTCGAACACCGCCTCGCTGTTCCCCGAGCGGGCCGCGCCGGCCGAGCTGGTCCGCGGGCTGGCAGGGGGCGACGGGCGGACGGGGGCTGCGATCCTGGCCGGCGGCGAGCGCTGGACCCTGGCCGGCTACGTGACCGGCAACACCATCGGGGTCTCCAGCTACGACGAGCAGCTCGGGGCGATCGGGCGGGCGACCTACGTCCCCTACAGGACGCCGGACAGCCTGGTTCACCTGGGCGCGAACGCGAACCTGATCCTCAACCCGGCGGCCACGGGGCCCGACGTCCCGCCCGGCGGAGCGGCGACGCCCGTGCGCCTGCGCGAACGGCCCGAGCTGCGGGTCGACGGGACCCGGCTGGTGGACACCGGATCGATCGATGCGGACGGCCTTTCGGCCTACGGCGTCGAGCTGGGGCTGCAGCAAAAGGCCTTCAGCCTGCAGGCCGAGCACTTCTGGATCGACGTGGACCGCAGGACCGCCGGCCTGGACGATCCGGCGTTCGCCGGCTGGTACGTGCAGGGCGCCTGGACGCTGACCGGCCAGCCGAGGCGGTACAACGCCGCCAGCGGCGGCTTCGACGCCCCGCGGGTCGAGACGCCCTTCGACCTCGGCTCCGGCGCCTGGGGCGTGTGGGAGCTGGCCGCGCGCTACTCGGACCTCGACCTCGACTTCCGGCCGGGCGCACCGGGCTGGGCTCCGGTCGCCGGCGCCGTCCGCGGCGGGCGGCAGAAGATCCTGACCCTGGGCCTCAACTGGTATCCGAACGCCAACGTCCGCTTCCTCGCCGACTACCAGCGCGTGGAGGTGGACCGGCTCTCGCCCGGCGGGACGGCCTTCGGCGCCGGGGCCCTGACGCCCCCCGACGGCGCCCAGGTGGGCCAGGACCTGAACATCTGGTCCCTCCGCACCCAGTACGCCTTCTGACCCAAACCCCAGACCCAATCCTTCAGACCGGATCACCGATCATGACCCAGACGGAATTCTCTCGTCGCCGCCTGCTCAAGGTGGGAGCCGCAGGCGCTGCGGCGGCTGGGACTGCGCCGCTCCTCCTCCCCGGGGCGGCGCAGGCCCAGTCAAGAGCGAGTACGGCAAGGGCCAGCCAGCTCACCCTGCTGAACGTCAGCTACGATCCGACGCGTGAGCTCTACAAGGACATCAACGCCGCCTTCGCCGCCTACTGGAAGGGGCGGACGGGCCAGACGCTGACGATCAACCAGAGCCACGGCGGCTCGGGCCGGCAGGCCCGGGCGGTGATCGACGGGCTGCAGGCCGACGTGGTGACGCTGGCGCTCGCCTACGACATCGACGAGATCGCCGCGCGGGCCAAGCTGCTGCCGGCCAACTGGCAGAGCCGCCTGCCGCAGAACTCCGCGCCCTACACCTCGACCATCGTGTTCCTGGTGCGGAAGGGGAACCCGTGGAAGATCCGCGACTGGGGCGACCTCGCCAGGCCCGGCGTGGCGGTGATCACGCCCAATCCGAAGACCTCGGGCGGCGCGCGCTGGAACCACCTGGCGGCCTACGCCTGGGCGCTGAAGCAGCCGGGGGGCACGCCGCAGACGGCGCAGGCCTTCCTGGCGCGGCTCTACAAGAACGTGCCGGTGCTGGACACCGGGGCGCGGGGCTCGACCACGACCTTCGCCGAGCGCGGCATCGGCGACGTCCTGCTGGCCTGGGAGAACGAGGCCTTCCTGTCGCAGGCCGAGTTCGGGAACAGGTTCGACATCGTCTATCCGAGCCTGTCGATCCTGGCTGAGCCCACGGTGGCGCTGGTGGACCGCAACGTCGACCGGCGGAAGACCCGCATCCAGGCCGAGGGCTATCTGAACTTCCTCTACAGCCCGCTGGCGCAGGACCTGATCGGCAAGAACCACTACCGGCCCCGCAACGCCGAGGCGCTCGCCAAGTACCGCTCGAAGTTCAAGGACATCCCCCTCGTCACCATCGACGGCCAGTTCGGCGGCTGGCGGAAGGCGCAGGCCGAGCATTTCGCCGACGGCGGGATCTTCGACCGGATCTACCGGCGCTGACATGACGGCCGCCGCGGCGATCGCCGCCCCCAAGCCCCGCCGGCGCTGGAAGGAGCCCAGCATCCTGCCGGGGTTCCCGCTCGCCATGGGCTGGACGCTGACCTACCTCGGCCTGCTGGTGGTGCTGCCGCTCGCCGCCCTCGTCCTGCGACCCTGGGAGCTGGGCGCGGGCGGGGTGTGGGCGGCGCTGACCGAGCCGCGGGTGCTGGCCGCGCTGCGCCTCAGCTTCACGACGGCGGCGCTGGCGGGGCTGGCCAACGTGCCGATCGGCCTGCTGATCGCCTGGACGCTGACCCGCTACGCCTTCCCGGGCCGCCGGATCGTGGACGCCCTGGTGGACCTTCCCTTCGCCCTGCCGACGGCGGTGGCGGGGATCGCGCTGACCGCCATCTACGCCCCGACGGGGGTGCTCGGCGAGCCGCTGGCCCGGCTCGGCGTCAAGGTCGCCTACACGCCGCTCGGCGTGTTCCTCGCCCTCGTCTTCATCGGCCTGCCGTTCGTGGTGCGCAGCGTCCAGCCTGTGCTGCAGGAGCTGGACGCCGAGGTGGAGGAGGCGGCGCTGACGCTGGGGGCGACGCCGCTCCAGCGGTTCTGGCGGGTGACCCTGCCGGTGCTCACCCCGGCGCTGCTGTCGGGCCTGAGCCTGGCCTTCGCCCGCGGCGTGGGCGAGTACGGCAGCGTGATCTTCATCGCCGGCAACATGCCGATGACCTCCGAGATCGCCCCCCTGCTGATCGTCATCAAGCTGGAGCAGTACGACTACGCCGGCGCGGCGGCCATCGGCCTGGCCATGCTGGTCATCTCGTTCGGGGCCCTCCTGGCGGTGAACGCCGCCCAGATGGCGACGGCGGGGCGGGGGCGCGCATGACGGGGTCGCGAATCCGACTGCCGGGCCTTGCGCCCCTGTTCCTCGCGCTCGCCCTGGCCGTCCTCGGGGTGCTGATCGTCCTGCCGCTGGGCGTGGTGTTCCAGCAGGCGCTCTCCAAGGGACTGGGCGCCTACATCGAGCCGCTCCGGCAGCCCGACGCCCTGGCGGCGATCCGGCTGACGCTGACGGTGGCCGCCATCTCGGTCCCGCTGAACGCGGTGTTCGGCGTGGCCGCCGCCTGGGCGATCGCCCGCTTCGAGTTCCGGGGCAAGAGCCTGCTCGTCACCTTCATCGACCTGCCGTTCTCGATGTCGCCGGTGGTCTCGGGCCTGGTCTGGGTGCTGCTGTTCGGGGCCCAGGGCTGGTTCGGCGAGATCCTGCTGCAACACGACGTCAGGATCATCTTCGCGACGTCGGGCCTCGTCCTGGCCACGGTGCTGGTCACGCTGCCGTTCGTCGCCCGCGAGCTCATCCCGCTGATGCAGGGGCAGGGCTCGGACGAGGAGGCGGCGGCGCTGACCCTGGGGGCCGGCGGCTGGACCACGTTCTGGCGGGTCACCCTGCCCAACATCCGCTGGGCGCTGCTGTACGGCGTCCTGCTCTGCAACGCCCGCGCGATGGGCGAGTTCGGCGCGGTCTCGGTGGTCTCGGGCAGCATCCGGGGCCTGACCACCACTTTGCCGCTCCACGTCGAGGTGCTCTACAATGACTACGAATTCGTCGGCGCTTTCGCGGCGGCCTCCATCCTCGCGGGCCTCGGGCTCGTCACCCTCGTCCTCAAGACGGTCCTCGAATGGCGACATGCCGGTGAACTTGCCGCAAGCTGCAAACACTGACGGGGCCGCGCTGGAGATCCGCGGGGTCTCCAAGACGTTCGGCCGCTTCCCGGCGCTGCGGGACGTCTCGCTGCGGGCGCGGGACAAGGAGTTCCTGGCGCTGCTGGGCCCGTCGGGCTCGGGCAAGACGACCCTGCTGCGGGTGCTCGCGGGCCTGGAGACGCCCGACGCGGGCGAGGTGCGGTTCGGCGGCGAGGACTTCCTGGCCCTGCCGGTGCGCCGCCGCCGGGTGGGGATGGTGTTCCAGCACTACGCGCTCTTCCGGCACATGACCGTGGCGCAGAACATCGCCTTCGGCCTGTCGGTGCGGCGCGGGGCCGAGCGGCCCTCCCGGGACGAGATCGCCGAACGCGTGCGCCGCCTGCTGGGGCTGGTGCAGCTCGAGGGCTACGAGGGCCGGTATCCGTCCCAGCTCTCGGGCGGGCAGCGGCAGCGGGTCGCGCTGGCCCGGGCTCTGGCCATCGAGCCCAGGATGCTGCTGCTGGACGAGCCGTTCGGCGCCCTCGACGCCCAGGTCCGGCGGGGCCTGCGCCGCTGGCTGCGCGAGCTGCACGACCGCGCCGGTGTCACCACCGTCTTCGTCACTCACGACCAGGAGGAGGCCCTCGATCTCGCCGACCGGGTGGCGATCCTGCGCGACGGCGAGCTGGTGCAGCTCGGGACGCCGAACGAGGTCTACGAGCATCCGGCCGATCCGTTCGTCTTCGACTTCCTGGGCGCGGCCTGCCGCATGGCGGGCGTGGTCGAGAAGGACCGGCTGCGGGTCGCGGACTGGGAATCGGCCGCCCCGGCGGGCGCGCCGCAGGGGCCCGTGGAGGTGCTCTTCCGGCCCGACGAGGTCGCCTTCGCCCCGGCCGACGGGGCAGGCCTGGCCGCCGAGGTCCGGGCCGTGGCGGCGCGCGGCCCGGACGTGCGCATCGAGTGCCTGATCGAGGGCCGCGCCGTCGAGCTGAGGGCCCACGGCGCGGCCCTGCCGGCCGGGGTCGCCCCCGGCCTGGCCGTGCGGGTCAAGCCGCTGCGGCCGCAGGTCTACGCCGGCTAGCTACTGGAAGATCCAGTCGCCGGCCGAGAGCTGGGCGGGCGCCACGTTCTCGATCTGCAGGATGTAGTTCGGCCACTCCGGGGTCGGCCCCCCGGCGTCGCTGTCGAACAGCACCTTCGTCCCGCCAGCCCCGTCGTCGATCAGGCGCAGGTAGCCCGCGGCGAACGGATCCGAGCCCGTGTAGCCGGCGGTGTCGAACAGGCCGGACAGGTCGATCTTGTCCACGCCCGCCTCGAAGTCGGTGATGCGGGCCGGCGACCAGGGCTCGCTTGCGAACACGAAATGATCCGCCCCGCCGGCGCCGGTCAGGACGTCCGAGCCCTGGCTGGCGTTGAGCGTGTCGTCGCCTGAGCCTCCCGTCAGGGTCGAGCCGGGGCCGGCCGAGTCGATCACGCGGCCCTCGCCGTCGTCCTCTTCCGGCGGCGGGGGAGGCGGTGGAGGCGGAGGCGGGGGCGGGGGCTCGCCCGCGCCGCCGCCCGAGAGCTGGGCCCAGGTCAGGCCGGCGGCGGGCACGCCCTCAAGCTGCAGGACGTAGTTGGGCCACTGCTGACCCGTCTCGGCCCCGTCGCGGTCGAACAGCACCTTCGTGCCGCCTGCGCCGTCGTCGAGGAACCAGACGTAGCCGTCGGCCACCGGGTCGGCGCCCGAGTAGCCCGAGGCCTGGAAGAGCTTCGAGAAGTCCAGGGCGTCGGACCCGACGGCGAAGTCGGTGATCCGCGCCGGCGCCCAGGGCTCTGCCGCCCAGGCGAAGACGTCGTCCCCGGCCCCGCCGGTGATCACGTCGGCGCCCTGGCTGGCGTTGATGGTGTCGTTCCCGGCCGTGCCCGATAGCGTGGAGCCCGGACCGGGCGAATTGATCACCTGGCCCGCGCCGGTGTCGCCGCCGCCGGTGTCGCCGCCGTCATCGCCGCCATCATCGCCGCCGCCGTCATCCGGGGGCGGCTCGGCCGAGCCCTCGCCCGAGAGCTGGCCCCAGGTGAGGCCGCCGGCGGCCACGCCCTCGAGCTGCAGGACGTAGTTGGGCCACTCCTGGCCCGTGGCCGGGCCGTCGCGGTCGAACAGCACCTTCGTGCCGCCGGCCCCATCGTCGAACAGCCAGACGTAGCCGTCGGCCACCGGGTCGGCGCCAGCGTAGCCGGCGGCCTGGAAGAGCTTCGAGAAGTCCAGGGTGTCGGAGCCGACGGCGAAGTCGGTGACCCGCGCAGGCGCCCAGGGCTCGGCGGCCCAGGCGAAGACGTCGTTCCCCTCGCCGCCGGTGATGACGTCGGCGCCCTGGCTGGCGTTGATCGTGTCGTCGCCCGCCCCGCCGGTGAGGGTGGAGCCCGGGCCGGGCGAATTGATCACGCGGCCTTCGCCGTCGTCCGGCGGCGGCGGCGCGGATTCGTCGTCGTTGGTGATGGTCCCGGTCGCCGTGGCGGTTCCGAGCGTCGCGCCGTCCGCTCCCGAAAGGGTGACGGTGAAGGTCTCATCGGCCTCCGCCGTGGTGTCGCCGGCCACTTCGATGGTGATCGTTCGCAGGGTCTCGCCGGGGGCGAAGGTGAGCGTGCCGGAGGGCAGCGCGCCGCCCGCGAAGTCGTCGGCGTCGACGCCGCCGCTCACCGCCCAGTTGACCGTCGAAACCTCGCCGTTCGGGCCCGAGCGGGCGACGGTGAAGCTGAACGCCGTCGAGCCGGTGTTCCCCTCGGCCAGGGCGACGCTGCTGGTGGCGAAGCTGATCTGCGGCTCGGTAGGCGGCGGCGGGGGCTCGCCGCCGGTGTCGTCGTTGGTGATGAAGCCGGTGGCCGTGGCCTGGCCGAGCTTGGCGCCGACCGGGTTGACCAGGGTCACCAGGAACTCCTCGTCGGCCTCCTGGTAGGCGTCGCCGTTCACCCAGACCTGGATGTAGGCGGTCGTCTGGTTGATCTCGAAGGTGACCGTGCCCGAGGGCAGGGCGTCCCCCAGGAAGTCGAGGGCGTCGGCCGGGTTCGCGCCCTGGCCGCGGACCTGCCAGCCGACGGTGACCTTCTCGCTCTGGTCCCAGTCGCGGGTGACCGTGAAGGTGTAGAGCGTCATGCCCGACGTGCCCTCGGCATGGGCGACGCCCGCCATGGGGCCGATGGACACCACGGCGTCGACGCCGCGGGGCGGGTTGATCATGTCGTAGAGCTGCTGGCCGGCGCCGCTCTCGGCGATCAGCTCGCCGCCGGCGGTCACGCCGACAAGGTCGCCGGTGAGCTGGCGGGCGGGGCCGAACCAGCCCTCGCCGTCGTAGGCGAAGGCGTCGAAGCCGCGGCCCATGACCGTGCCGTCGGGCGCGTCCCAGCTCGCCGCAAACCCGCCGTTCTTCGTGGCGACGATGTCGATGTCGCCGGTGGCCGGGCCCAGCTCGTGGCGGATGAAGGTGTTCTTGGACGGGTCGAACACCATCACCCAGGCCGCCTGGCCGTCGCCGTCGGGCTGCATGTAGGCGAGGGCCACCCGGCCATCGGTCAGCCAGGTGCCCGAGCCGGTGAACACGCGGGAATCGCCGGCCATCAGGGGCGTGGCCTCGCCGATCGTCCCGCCGCCGGCGACCGCGCCGAACACGGCGCCGGCGTCCTCCCAGATGACGAAGGTCTTCTCCTCGGGGAAGGTCGTGGGCCGGTCGTCATGGACGGCGATCGCCGCCGTGGTGACGGGCTCTCCGCTGCCGTCGAAGGTGACGGGGGCGCTCACCTGGCCACTGGTCGTCCCGCCGTCGGTGCGCAGGGTGGCGGCGGGCGGCTCGGGCTCGCCGACCTCGATCTCGGTCTCGCCCGAGGCCAGGGCGTAGGCGCGGACGTAGTCCACCTTCAGCTCGGCCGGGTACATCCGCTCGTCGGGCTCGCCGCCCCAGCCGCCGACCGCCAGGTTGACGATCATGGCCATGGGATATTGCCAGTTGGCCGGCGTGGGGGCCGACAGCACGGCCACGTCGTCGAAGTAGAAGGTGACGGTCGTCGGCGTCCACAGCATGCCGTAGGTGTGGAAGCCCGACGGATCGATCTTGTAGGCATTGTCGTACATGTTGGCGTCGCCGCCCCAGGCGCGCCGGTAGTCGACGTTCGGCGTGGCCGCCAGGCCCTCCATGATGTCGGCCTCGACCTGGGCGACATAGGGCGTCGGCATCATCCAGAAGGCCGGCCAGGCGCCGAGGGCGGCGGGCAGCTCGGCGCGCATCTCGAAGTAG
The Phenylobacterium zucineum HLK1 genome window above contains:
- the cysT gene encoding sulfate ABC transporter permease subunit CysT, translating into MTAAAAIAAPKPRRRWKEPSILPGFPLAMGWTLTYLGLLVVLPLAALVLRPWELGAGGVWAALTEPRVLAALRLSFTTAALAGLANVPIGLLIAWTLTRYAFPGRRIVDALVDLPFALPTAVAGIALTAIYAPTGVLGEPLARLGVKVAYTPLGVFLALVFIGLPFVVRSVQPVLQELDAEVEEAALTLGATPLQRFWRVTLPVLTPALLSGLSLAFARGVGEYGSVIFIAGNMPMTSEIAPLLIVIKLEQYDYAGAAAIGLAMLVISFGALLAVNAAQMATAGRGRA
- the cysW gene encoding sulfate ABC transporter permease subunit CysW, producing the protein MTGSRIRLPGLAPLFLALALAVLGVLIVLPLGVVFQQALSKGLGAYIEPLRQPDALAAIRLTLTVAAISVPLNAVFGVAAAWAIARFEFRGKSLLVTFIDLPFSMSPVVSGLVWVLLFGAQGWFGEILLQHDVRIIFATSGLVLATVLVTLPFVARELIPLMQGQGSDEEAAALTLGAGGWTTFWRVTLPNIRWALLYGVLLCNARAMGEFGAVSVVSGSIRGLTTTLPLHVEVLYNDYEFVGAFAAASILAGLGLVTLVLKTVLEWRHAGELAASCKH
- a CDS encoding sulfate/molybdate ABC transporter ATP-binding protein; protein product: MPVNLPQAANTDGAALEIRGVSKTFGRFPALRDVSLRARDKEFLALLGPSGSGKTTLLRVLAGLETPDAGEVRFGGEDFLALPVRRRRVGMVFQHYALFRHMTVAQNIAFGLSVRRGAERPSRDEIAERVRRLLGLVQLEGYEGRYPSQLSGGQRQRVALARALAIEPRMLLLDEPFGALDAQVRRGLRRWLRELHDRAGVTTVFVTHDQEEALDLADRVAILRDGELVQLGTPNEVYEHPADPFVFDFLGAACRMAGVVEKDRLRVADWESAAPAGAPQGPVEVLFRPDEVAFAPADGAGLAAEVRAVAARGPDVRIECLIEGRAVELRAHGAALPAGVAPGLAVRVKPLRPQVYAG
- a CDS encoding type I secretion C-terminal target domain-containing protein, with product MVYYNAHGEAMPESATEDGRIAGTSAGNETIQAPAGNSSVSGEGGGDLLIGSSGDNRHWITHPNDRVQEAPGGGIDTQIGWTSIKLAPNVENLQVNNPFNYAVGNDLGNLIIVDNSTHWIYGAGGDDVLVGATTEKVTFVVRAGEGSDVIYNWNGNSQLQLWGYGLETAGEIRSAMTQEGSDVVLRFDNGESLTFRDQTLAGFQDRQFLVELDRSQLGEITFADEFDSLQIYDPSLQTGVWRADFGGNLKDEWAYTITSNGERQIYMKPGFYGQGEKDLDYAPHSVDDGILTIRAERLEQDQREAAWGREYSSGMLNTMGVFEQKYGYFEMRAELPAALGAWPAFWMMPTPYVAQVEADIMEGLAATPNVDYRRAWGGDANMYDNAYKIDPSGFHTYGMLWTPTTVTFYFDDVAVLSAPTPANWQYPMAMIVNLAVGGWGGEPDERMYPAELKVDYVRAYALASGETEIEVGEPEPPAATLRTDGGTTSGQVSAPVTFDGSGEPVTTAAIAVHDDRPTTFPEEKTFVIWEDAGAVFGAVAGGGTIGEATPLMAGDSRVFTGSGTWLTDGRVALAYMQPDGDGQAAWVMVFDPSKNTFIRHELGPATGDIDIVATKNGGFAASWDAPDGTVMGRGFDAFAYDGEGWFGPARQLTGDLVGVTAGGELIAESGAGQQLYDMINPPRGVDAVVSIGPMAGVAHAEGTSGMTLYTFTVTRDWDQSEKVTVGWQVRGQGANPADALDFLGDALPSGTVTFEINQTTAYIQVWVNGDAYQEADEEFLVTLVNPVGAKLGQATATGFITNDDTGGEPPPPPTEPQISFATSSVALAEGNTGSTAFSFTVARSGPNGEVSTVNWAVSGGVDADDFAGGALPSGTLTFAPGETLRTITIEVAGDTTAEADETFTVTLSGADGATLGTATATGTITNDDESAPPPPDDGEGRVINSPGPGSTLTGGAGDDTINASQGADVITGGEGNDVFAWAAEPWAPARVTDFAVGSDTLDFSKLFQAAGYAGADPVADGYVWLFDDGAGGTKVLFDRDGPATGQEWPNYVLQLEGVAAGGLTWGQLSGEGSAEPPPDDGGGDDGGDDGGDTGGGDTGAGQVINSPGPGSTLSGTAGNDTINASQGADVITGGAGDDVFAWAAEPWAPARITDFAVGSDALDFSKLFQASGYSGADPVADGYVWFLDDGAGGTKVLFDRDGAETGQQWPNYVLQLEGVPAAGLTWAQLSGGGAGEPPPPPPPPPPPPPPEEDDGEGRVIDSAGPGSTLTGGSGDDTLNASQGSDVLTGAGGADHFVFASEPWSPARITDFEAGVDKIDLSGLFDTAGYTGSDPFAAGYLRLIDDGAGGTKVLFDSDAGGPTPEWPNYILQIENVAPAQLSAGDWIFQ